From the genome of Pararhizobium sp. A13, one region includes:
- a CDS encoding 3-methyl-2-oxobutanoate dehydrogenase (2-methylpropanoyl-transferring) subunit alpha: protein MTEFPQLSLHVPEPAVRPGGQPDFSNVNIAKAGAVPRPEVDAAPESIRDLAYSIIRVLNRDGEAVGPWAGLLSDEELLTGLRNMMKLRAFDARMLMAQRQGKTSFYMQHLGEEAVSCAFRKALRKGDMNFPTYRQAGLLIADEYPMVEMMNQIFSNESDPLRGRQLPIMYSSKEHGFFTISGNLATQYVQAVGWAMASAIKNDTKIAAAWIGDGSTAESDFHSALVFASTYKAPVILNIVNNQWAISTFQGIARGGSGTFAARGLGFGIPALRVDGNDYLAVYAVSRWAAERARRNLGPTLIEYVTYRVGAHSTSDDPSAYRPKTESEAWPLGDPVLRLKKHLVVKGVWSEERHVQAEAEILDEVIQAQKQAEAHGTLHAGGKPSVRDIFEGVYAEMPAHIRRQRQKAGY from the coding sequence ATGACCGAGTTCCCGCAATTGAGTCTGCATGTTCCGGAGCCGGCCGTCCGGCCTGGCGGTCAGCCGGATTTTTCCAACGTCAATATCGCCAAGGCAGGCGCGGTTCCGCGCCCGGAAGTTGACGCCGCGCCGGAATCGATCCGTGATCTGGCCTATTCGATCATTCGCGTCCTCAACCGTGACGGCGAAGCGGTAGGCCCTTGGGCAGGGCTGCTGTCGGATGAGGAATTGCTGACCGGCCTGCGCAACATGATGAAGCTGCGCGCCTTCGACGCCCGCATGCTGATGGCGCAGCGGCAGGGAAAAACGTCCTTCTACATGCAGCATCTCGGCGAGGAAGCCGTAAGCTGCGCCTTTCGCAAGGCGCTCAGGAAAGGCGACATGAACTTCCCGACCTATCGCCAGGCGGGCCTCCTGATCGCCGACGAGTATCCGATGGTCGAGATGATGAACCAGATCTTCTCGAACGAAAGTGATCCGTTGCGCGGCCGGCAGTTGCCGATCATGTACTCGTCGAAGGAGCACGGTTTCTTCACCATCTCCGGCAACCTCGCCACCCAGTATGTCCAGGCAGTCGGCTGGGCCATGGCGTCGGCCATCAAGAACGATACCAAGATCGCCGCCGCGTGGATCGGTGACGGTTCGACTGCGGAATCGGACTTTCATTCCGCGCTCGTCTTCGCCTCGACCTACAAGGCGCCGGTCATCCTCAACATCGTCAACAATCAGTGGGCGATCTCGACGTTCCAGGGCATTGCTCGCGGCGGTTCCGGAACCTTTGCCGCTCGCGGCCTTGGTTTTGGCATCCCGGCGCTGCGTGTCGATGGCAATGACTATCTCGCCGTTTATGCCGTGTCCCGTTGGGCGGCCGAGCGCGCCCGGCGCAATCTCGGGCCGACGCTGATCGAGTATGTCACCTATCGGGTCGGCGCGCATTCGACCTCCGACGACCCGAGTGCCTACCGCCCGAAAACCGAATCCGAGGCCTGGCCACTTGGAGATCCCGTCCTTCGTCTGAAGAAGCATCTGGTCGTGAAGGGTGTCTGGTCGGAGGAGCGTCATGTTCAAGCAGAGGCGGAGATCCTCGACGAGGTGATCCAGGCACAGAAACAGGCGGAGGCGCACGGCACGCTGCATGCTGGCGGAAAGCCCTCGGTGCGCGACATCTTCGAGGGGGTCTATGCCGAGATGCCCGCACATATTCGCCGCCAGCGGCAGAAGGCAGGGTACTGA
- a CDS encoding acyl-CoA dehydrogenase family protein: protein MILTEQQIQIRDMARDFARERLLPGAAERDVSHAFPKDELKEMGELGFLGMLVPEAYGGSETGTVAYAVALEEIAAGDGPCSTIMSVHSSVGCVPILKFGTEEQKQRFLPKLASGEWIGGFALTEPQAGSDASNLRTRARRDGDHYVLDGAKQFTTSGKNGHVIIVFAVTDPDAGKKGITAFIVPTDTPGYEVVRVEHKLGLHSSDTCQLAFTDMRIPADLRLGAEGEGYKIALANLEGGRIGIASQSVGMARAAFEAARDYARERIAFGKPIVEHQAVAFRLADMATQIEVARQMVLHAAELKESGVPCLTEASMAKLFASEMAEKVCSDAIQIHGGYGYMSDYPVERIYRDARICQIYEGTSDVQRIVIARNL, encoded by the coding sequence ATGATCCTGACTGAACAACAAATCCAGATTCGCGACATGGCCCGTGACTTTGCACGCGAGCGCCTGCTGCCGGGCGCCGCCGAGCGCGACGTCTCGCATGCGTTTCCGAAAGATGAATTGAAGGAAATGGGCGAACTTGGTTTTCTCGGCATGCTGGTGCCGGAAGCCTATGGCGGCTCGGAGACGGGCACTGTGGCCTACGCCGTCGCGCTGGAAGAGATCGCCGCCGGTGATGGCCCGTGCTCGACGATCATGAGTGTCCACAGTTCCGTTGGCTGCGTGCCTATCCTAAAATTCGGCACGGAGGAACAGAAGCAGCGCTTCCTGCCGAAACTGGCTTCCGGTGAATGGATCGGCGGTTTTGCGCTGACCGAACCGCAGGCCGGTTCAGATGCTTCCAATCTGCGCACCCGCGCCCGGCGTGACGGCGATCATTATGTGCTGGATGGCGCCAAGCAGTTCACGACGTCCGGCAAGAACGGGCACGTGATCATCGTCTTCGCCGTCACCGATCCCGATGCTGGAAAGAAGGGCATTACCGCCTTCATCGTACCGACCGATACGCCCGGCTACGAGGTCGTGCGGGTGGAGCATAAGCTCGGCCTTCATTCCTCCGATACCTGCCAGCTCGCCTTCACCGACATGCGCATTCCCGCGGATCTGCGCTTGGGTGCGGAAGGCGAAGGCTACAAGATCGCGCTCGCCAATCTGGAAGGCGGCCGCATCGGCATTGCGTCGCAATCGGTCGGCATGGCGCGCGCGGCCTTCGAGGCGGCACGCGACTATGCCCGCGAGCGCATTGCCTTCGGCAAGCCGATCGTCGAGCATCAGGCCGTCGCCTTCCGGCTTGCCGATATGGCGACGCAGATCGAGGTGGCGCGCCAAATGGTGCTGCATGCCGCCGAGCTGAAGGAAAGCGGAGTGCCCTGCCTGACGGAAGCCTCCATGGCAAAACTCTTCGCCTCGGAAATGGCAGAGAAGGTCTGCTCGGATGCGATCCAGATCCATGGCGGCTATGGATATATGTCGGATTATCCGGTCGAACGGATCTACCGCGATGCTCGTATCTGCCAGATCTATGAGGGAACAAGCGACGTGCAGCGCATCGTCATTGCACGTAATCTATGA
- a CDS encoding acetyl-CoA C-acyltransferase, whose product MTVHDPIVIVGSARTAMGGFQGDLKDATAPQLGAAAIRAALERSQVSAEAVEEVVFGCVLPAGQGQAPARQAAIGAGLPYATGASTVNKMCGSGMKAVMLAHDLIAAGSANIAVAGGMESMSNAPYLLDRARGGYRLGHGRVIDHMFLDGLEDAYDRGRLMGTFAEDCAEAYQFTRPAQDDFAVTSLTRAQKAVEEGLFDAEITPVTVRAGRAENVVGRDEQPGKARLEKIPTLKPAFRENGTVTAANSSSISDGAAALVLMRRSEADRRGLTPLATIAGHATHAQAPNLFATAPIGALNKLSDRTGWNLRDVDLFEINEAFAVVAMAAMRDLDLPHDKVNVHGGACALGHPIGASGARVIVTLLAALERYGLRRGMAALCIGGGEATAIALERH is encoded by the coding sequence ATGACTGTGCATGATCCCATCGTCATCGTCGGTTCCGCCCGTACCGCAATGGGTGGATTTCAGGGCGACCTGAAGGATGCGACCGCTCCCCAACTCGGCGCAGCGGCTATCCGCGCCGCCTTGGAGCGCAGCCAAGTTTCCGCCGAGGCGGTGGAGGAAGTGGTTTTCGGCTGCGTCCTGCCGGCCGGCCAGGGACAGGCGCCGGCGAGACAGGCGGCAATCGGCGCGGGCCTGCCCTACGCGACGGGCGCGAGCACCGTCAACAAGATGTGCGGCTCCGGCATGAAGGCGGTGATGCTGGCGCATGACCTGATTGCCGCCGGCAGCGCGAACATCGCTGTTGCCGGCGGCATGGAAAGCATGAGCAATGCGCCCTATCTGCTTGATCGTGCCCGCGGTGGTTACCGGCTCGGCCATGGCCGCGTCATTGATCACATGTTCCTCGACGGGCTGGAGGATGCTTACGACAGGGGGCGGCTGATGGGCACGTTTGCCGAGGATTGCGCCGAGGCCTATCAGTTCACACGGCCCGCGCAGGACGATTTTGCCGTGACATCGCTGACCCGCGCGCAGAAGGCGGTCGAGGAGGGGCTTTTCGATGCCGAAATCACGCCGGTCACGGTGAGGGCGGGACGGGCGGAAAATGTCGTCGGCCGCGACGAACAGCCCGGCAAGGCAAGACTCGAAAAGATCCCGACCCTGAAGCCCGCATTCCGTGAAAACGGAACGGTGACGGCCGCCAATTCCTCTTCGATTTCCGACGGCGCGGCCGCCCTGGTGCTGATGCGCCGCTCTGAAGCGGACCGGAGGGGGCTCACGCCGCTTGCAACCATCGCCGGTCACGCGACCCACGCGCAGGCGCCCAATCTCTTCGCGACCGCTCCTATCGGTGCCCTGAACAAGCTCTCCGACCGGACAGGGTGGAACCTCAGGGATGTCGATTTGTTCGAGATAAACGAGGCATTCGCTGTCGTCGCCATGGCGGCAATGCGCGACCTCGACCTGCCGCATGACAAGGTCAACGTGCATGGCGGCGCCTGCGCGCTTGGTCATCCGATCGGCGCATCCGGCGCCCGCGTCATTGTCACGCTTTTGGCAGCACTCGAGCGCTATGGGTTGAGGCGCGGCATGGCCGCGCTCTGCATCGGCGGCGGCGAGGCGACAGCGATCGCCCTCGAGCGGCATTGA
- a CDS encoding 3-hydroxyacyl-CoA dehydrogenase: MLIPGKVFVVTGGGSGLGAAVARLLVEAGASIVIADVNPEAGEQISAELGAASARFVRTDVTSEEDGLAAVNAALETFGHLHGLVNCAGIAPGEKVLGRDGPHRLENFARAVGINLIGTFNMVRLAASVIQNEEPDSEGERGVIVNTASIAAFDGQIGQAAYAASKGGVVGMTLPIARELARHGIRVVSIAPGIFETPMMAGMPQEVQDALGKNVPFPPRLGRPIEFAALVRHICENTMLNGEVIRLDGALRMGPR; this comes from the coding sequence ATGCTGATCCCCGGCAAGGTTTTTGTGGTTACAGGTGGTGGCTCTGGCTTGGGCGCGGCTGTTGCCCGCTTGCTGGTCGAGGCCGGTGCCAGCATCGTTATTGCCGACGTCAACCCTGAGGCCGGTGAGCAGATCAGTGCCGAACTGGGAGCAGCGAGCGCCCGTTTCGTGCGCACGGACGTGACCAGCGAAGAGGACGGCCTTGCCGCGGTCAACGCAGCGCTTGAGACCTTCGGTCATCTGCATGGCCTGGTAAACTGCGCAGGCATCGCGCCAGGCGAAAAGGTGCTGGGGCGCGACGGCCCGCATCGCCTGGAAAATTTCGCCCGCGCAGTCGGCATCAATCTCATCGGCACCTTCAACATGGTCCGTCTTGCCGCATCGGTCATCCAGAATGAGGAACCGGACAGCGAAGGTGAGCGGGGTGTCATCGTCAACACCGCTTCGATCGCGGCTTTCGACGGGCAGATCGGTCAGGCCGCCTACGCTGCGTCGAAGGGTGGGGTTGTCGGCATGACCCTGCCGATCGCCCGCGAACTCGCCCGCCACGGCATCCGCGTCGTTTCGATCGCGCCAGGCATTTTCGAAACACCGATGATGGCGGGCATGCCGCAGGAGGTTCAGGACGCGCTCGGCAAGAACGTGCCCTTTCCGCCGCGCCTCGGCCGACCCATCGAATTTGCAGCGCTGGTGCGCCATATCTGCGAAAATACAATGCTGAATGGCGAGGTGATCCGGCTGGACGGCGCCTTGCGCATGGGGCCGCGTTGA
- a CDS encoding AraC family transcriptional regulator, translating into MADADRRMISPSFVEEALDCLRRQGKPTAPMLASLGLPPVVDRPISAEAYGALWLAIAAEVDDEFFGMGGRPMRSGSFTLLCHCVLHAETLEQALRRALRFLGVVLENPSGELVIRDGLAEIVLTDKGEARSAFAYRTYWILLHGITCWLVGRRIPIRMVDFRCAEPQQGTDYRLFFGAPVQFSQPVSRLAFDRAVLKLPIVRTEQALKQFLRGAPANILVRYRYDAGLAASVRKRLRQAAPSAWSGFSELAVQMRMSPSTLRHRLQGEGQSYAGIKDEIRRDLAVEMLLHGNSSVGEIAAQLGFSEPSAFHRAFRKWTSKSPAAFRRETGSVAALTESPE; encoded by the coding sequence ATGGCAGACGCAGACCGGCGCATGATCTCGCCCTCCTTCGTTGAAGAGGCCCTCGATTGTTTGCGCCGGCAGGGTAAGCCGACCGCCCCGATGCTCGCATCGCTGGGTCTGCCGCCGGTGGTCGACAGGCCGATTTCCGCGGAAGCCTATGGTGCGCTTTGGTTGGCGATCGCGGCCGAAGTCGATGACGAATTCTTCGGCATGGGCGGACGGCCAATGCGCAGCGGCAGCTTTACGCTGCTTTGTCATTGCGTACTGCATGCGGAGACCCTGGAACAGGCGCTACGGCGGGCCTTGCGCTTCCTCGGCGTGGTGCTGGAAAACCCGAGCGGTGAACTCGTCATCCGCGACGGGCTCGCCGAGATCGTGCTGACGGACAAGGGCGAGGCCCGCTCGGCCTTTGCCTATCGGACCTACTGGATTCTGCTGCATGGCATCACCTGCTGGCTGGTCGGCCGCCGCATTCCGATCCGCATGGTGGATTTCCGCTGCGCCGAGCCACAGCAGGGAACAGACTATCGCCTGTTCTTTGGAGCGCCCGTCCAGTTTTCCCAGCCTGTCAGCCGCCTCGCCTTCGACCGGGCCGTGCTCAAGCTGCCGATCGTTCGAACCGAGCAAGCCTTGAAACAATTTCTCCGCGGCGCTCCCGCCAACATTCTCGTGCGCTATCGGTACGACGCCGGTCTGGCTGCCAGCGTGCGCAAGCGGCTGCGGCAAGCGGCGCCTTCGGCTTGGTCCGGCTTCAGTGAGCTTGCCGTACAGATGCGGATGTCGCCATCGACGCTGCGCCACCGCTTGCAGGGCGAAGGACAAAGTTATGCCGGCATCAAGGACGAGATCCGTCGCGATCTTGCCGTCGAAATGCTGCTCCATGGCAACAGCAGCGTCGGAGAGATCGCCGCGCAACTCGGCTTCTCCGAACCCAGCGCCTTTCATCGCGCCTTCCGCAAATGGACATCGAAGAGCCCGGCTGCCTTCCGGCGCGAGACGGGTTCGGTTGCTGCTCTAACCGAAAGTCCGGAATAG
- a CDS encoding selenium-binding family protein — MVTWKPDPSFYPSPRMAMKAAPETLAYVVAFDPTRAVPDELAVVDVDPKSASYGQIVTSVAMPNVGDELHHFGWNACSSCLCPNAPHPHAERRYLVVPGLRSSRIHIIDTKPDGRRPSIVKVIEPGEVAERAGYSRPHTIHCGPEGIYVAALGNAEGKGPGGVFLMDHETFDVRGQWEMDRGPQQLSYDLWWHLGHDTLVTSEWGTPDTFENGLIPEILLGAKYGRRLHFWDLHKRKHLQTIDFGDKYQLVFELRPAHDPTKAYGFVNCVLSLEDLSSSIWVWHRDGTKWAVTKVIDIPAEPADPDLLPPMLKGFSAVPPLVTDIDLSMDDRFLYVSCWGTGDLHQYDVSDPFKPKLTGKVRIGGIVSRASHPGGKNGALNGGPQMVEISRDGRRVYFTNSLYGAIDEQFYPDGVSGWMVKLDAEPDGGIAFDEKFFVEWPKSHRPHQVRLQGGDCSSDSYCYP, encoded by the coding sequence ATGGTAACGTGGAAACCCGATCCAAGCTTTTATCCGTCACCGCGAATGGCCATGAAGGCCGCGCCGGAGACGCTTGCCTACGTCGTCGCCTTCGATCCGACGCGAGCGGTTCCTGACGAACTCGCAGTCGTCGATGTCGATCCCAAATCGGCCTCCTATGGTCAGATCGTCACATCTGTCGCGATGCCCAATGTCGGCGACGAATTGCATCATTTCGGCTGGAACGCCTGCTCGTCCTGCCTTTGCCCGAATGCGCCGCACCCGCATGCGGAGCGCCGCTATTTGGTCGTGCCGGGGCTCAGATCGTCGCGGATCCATATCATCGACACCAAACCCGATGGCCGCAGGCCATCGATCGTCAAGGTCATCGAACCCGGTGAAGTCGCCGAACGGGCCGGATACTCCAGGCCGCATACCATTCACTGCGGGCCGGAAGGGATCTATGTCGCAGCCCTTGGCAACGCCGAGGGCAAGGGACCGGGGGGCGTGTTCCTCATGGATCACGAGACATTCGATGTGCGCGGCCAGTGGGAAATGGATCGCGGACCGCAACAGCTTTCCTATGACCTCTGGTGGCACCTTGGCCATGATACGCTCGTCACCAGCGAATGGGGCACGCCGGATACCTTCGAAAACGGCCTGATCCCGGAAATCCTGCTTGGCGCGAAATACGGCCGCCGTCTGCATTTCTGGGATCTGCACAAGCGCAAGCACCTGCAGACGATTGATTTCGGTGACAAGTATCAGCTCGTCTTCGAACTCAGACCCGCACATGACCCCACGAAAGCCTATGGTTTTGTCAACTGTGTTCTCAGTCTTGAGGACCTCTCCTCCTCGATATGGGTCTGGCACCGTGACGGCACGAAGTGGGCGGTGACAAAGGTGATCGACATTCCGGCGGAGCCCGCCGATCCGGACCTGTTGCCGCCGATGCTCAAGGGTTTCAGTGCCGTGCCGCCACTCGTCACTGACATCGACCTTTCGATGGACGACAGATTTCTCTATGTGTCCTGCTGGGGAACCGGCGATCTGCATCAGTACGATGTCTCCGATCCCTTCAAGCCTAAACTGACAGGCAAGGTCCGGATCGGCGGTATCGTTTCGCGCGCTTCGCATCCAGGAGGAAAGAACGGCGCGCTGAACGGCGGCCCGCAGATGGTCGAGATCAGCCGCGACGGTCGCCGCGTCTATTTCACCAACTCGCTCTATGGCGCGATCGATGAGCAGTTCTATCCCGATGGCGTCTCTGGCTGGATGGTGAAGCTTGATGCGGAACCGGACGGCGGCATAGCCTTCGACGAGAAATTCTTCGTCGAATGGCCAAAGTCGCATCGCCCGCATCAGGTCCGCCTGCAGGGTGGAGATTGCTCGTCAGATTCCTATTGTTATCCGTAA